A region from the Triticum aestivum cultivar Chinese Spring chromosome 3D, IWGSC CS RefSeq v2.1, whole genome shotgun sequence genome encodes:
- the LOC123073691 gene encoding beta-1,2-xylosyltransferease XAX1-like yields the protein MAIPPQHSRGSRAITTKPFAAVRERKSRLNYTVAAKNLGKLEPRQLALRLRQLAACLLVLVACAGAAKLLSTLLSPRVPWIEPGSRAASSWDRRANVDADVPQGHSTSPVLAKSGSDPSESSPELATVAEIEVPKPKGSISCDDKTKDEGFPYARPIVCKMSGDVRIAPGSSSVILTMPLYQSAEGRRVRPYARHDDSLPPLVREVAIKTVANGSDAPECSVRHGDIPAVVFSVGGYTGNFFHDMSDVLIPLYLTSFQFKGRVQFFVTDYKQWWVKKYKPILQRLSRYDIVDFDSNDDVHCFHHVILGLVRDRDLIIRRHRTRNPKGHSMVGFKRLLRRAYGLRRDRPLALGENPGKKPRMLIISRRGTRRLLNLHQVEAMATLVGFDVTVSEARDNGIKRFAETVNSCDVLVAVHGAGLTNQVFLPARAVVVQIVPWGGMEWMATNFYGEPARGMGLRYLEYRITGEENSLAGRYPRDHAVFRDPMAIHAQGWKALAEVVMTQDVSLDLDRFRPTLLRALDLLQD from the exons ATGGCCATCCCACCGCAGCACAGCAGGGGCAGCAGAGCTATCACGACGAAGCCTTTCGCTGCTGTGAGAGAAAGGAAGTCCAGGCTGAACTACACTGTCGCGGCCAAGAACCTGGGCAAGCTGGAGCCCAGGCAGCTCGCCCTCCGACTCCGACAGCTCGCGGCGtgcctcctcgtcctcgtcgcttGCGCAGGCGCGGCCAAGCTCCTCTCCACGCTGCTCTCGCCACGGGTCCCCT GGATCGAGCCAGGGTCCAGGGCGGCGAGTTCTTGGGACCGCCGTGCTAATGTGGATGCAGATGTACCACAAGGGCATAGTACCTCTCCGGTTCTTGCAAAATCCGGCAGTGATCCATCAGAAAGTTCACCAGAGTTAG CAACAGTTGCAGAGATTGAAGTTCCAAAGCCTAAGGGTAGTATCAGTTGTGATGATAAGACAAAAGATGAAGGCTTCCCCTATGCAAGGCCAATTGTCTGCAAGATGTCCGGCGACGTTCGGATTGCTCCAGGAAGCTCATCAGTCATTCTAACTATGCCGCTGTATCAAAGCGCGGAAGGGCGACGCGTTAGGCCATATGCTCGCCATGATGATTCATTGCCGCCTCTTGTGAGAGAAGTGGCCATTAAAACAGTTGCAAATGGAAGTGACGCTCCTGAATGCAGCGTCAGACACGGCGACATACCGGCAGTGGTCTTCTCGGTCGGCGGCTACACCGGAAACTTCTTCCACGACATGTCAGACGTGCTGATCCCACTGTACCTGACTTCATTCCAGTTCAAAGGGAGGGTGCAGTTCTTCGTCACCGACTACAAGCAGTGGTGGGTCAAGAAGTATAAACCGATTCTACAGAGACTGTCGCGCTACGACATTGTCGATTTCGACTCGAACGATGATGTTCACTGCTTCCACCATGTGATCCTTGGACTGGTGAGGGATAGGGACCTGATCATACGCCGGCATCGTACAAGAAACCCGAAGGGACACTCCATGGTGGGATTCAAAAGACTCCTGCGCCGCGCCTACGGTCTCCGAAGGGACAGGCCTCTGGCCCTCGGCGAAAACCCCGGCAAAAAGCCGAGGATGCTGATCATATCTCGCCGAGGGACACGGAGGCTCCTGAACCTGCACCAGGTGGAGGCTATGGCGACATTGGTAGGATTCGACGTAACGGTCTCCGAGGCCAGGGACAACGGCATCAAGAGGTTCGCAGAGACGGTGAACTCTTGCGACGTGCTGGTGGCGGTGCACGGTGCTGGCCTGACCAACCAGGTGTTCCTCCCGGCGCGGGCGGTGGTGGTTCAGATCGTGCCGTGGGGCGGAATGGAGTGGATGGCCACCAACTTCTACGGTGAGCCGGCGCGAGGCATGGGCCTGCGGTACCTCGAGTACCGCATCACCGGAGAGGAGAACAGCCTAGCCGGGCGATACCCGAGGGACCATGCCGTGTTCAGGGACCCCATGGCCATCCATGCACAGGGGTGGAAGGCGCTGGCGGAGGTGGTGATGACGCAGGACGTGAGCCTCGATCTTGACAGATTCAGGCCTACACTCCTACGTGCCCTGGACCTTCTTCAAGATTAA